The following are encoded together in the Humulus lupulus chromosome 5, drHumLupu1.1, whole genome shotgun sequence genome:
- the LOC133778705 gene encoding endoglucanase 1-like codes for MKPSSKFSLWIQILCLTTLCSLVLHCHAFTSQDYSSALEKSILFFEGQRSGKLASNQRLTWRGDSGLSDGSSYHVDLTGGYYDAGDNVKFGLPMAFTTTLLSWSVIEFGDEMQNQIGHARDAIRWGTDYLLKAATSTPGTLYVQVGDPNMDHRCWERPEDMDTPRNVYKVTTQNPGSDVAAETAAALAAASIVFKTSDPSYSTKLLQTAMKVFDFADKHRGSYSDSLNSVVCPFYCSYSGYHDELLWGASWIHRASGDTSYLDYIKSNGHTMGSDDDSYSFSWDDKRPGTKILLSKDFFDKKVGEFQPFKAHSDNYICSLIPGTSSFQAQYTPGGLFYKGSESNLQYVTTSAFLLLTYAKYLNLNGGVTTCGGSTITVEKLVSHAKKQVDYILGDNPAKMSYMVGFGERYPQHVHHRGSSVPSIHSHPARIACNDGFQYLYSGSPNPNVLVGAVLGGPDNRDNFADNRNNYQQSEPATYINAPFVGALAYFSAKNQCN; via the exons ATGAAACCCTCTTCAAAATTCTCCCTGTGGATACAGATTCTATGCTTAACTACTCTTTGTTCGTTGGTTTTGCATTGCCATGCATTTACTTCTCAAGACTACTCTTCAGCACTTGAGAAATCCATTCTGTTTTTCGAAGGACAGCGTTCGGGGAAGTTGGCCTCGAACCAAAGGCTCACATGGAGAGGGGACTCTGGCTTGTCAGATGGCTCTTCTTATCAC GTGGACCTTACTGGTGGTTATTATGATGCTGGAGACAATGTTAAGTTTGGACTGCCAATGGCCTTCACCACTACATTATTGTCTTGGAGTGTTATCGAGTTTGGCGATGAAATGCAGAACCAGATTGGGCACGCAAGAGACGCCATTCGCTGGGGCACGGATTATCTTCTCAAAGCAGCCACATCCACACCAGGAACCTTATATGTCCAA GTGGGAGATCCAAACATGGACCACAGGTGTTGGGAGAGGCCTGAGGATATGGACACGCCGCGAAATGTGTACAAGGTGACAACTCAAAATCCAGGATCAGATGTAGCAGCAGAAACGGCTGCTGCACTGGCTGCAGCTTCGATTGTGTTCAAGACCTCTGACCCTTCTTACTCAACCAAATTGCTTCAAACAGCCATGAAG GTGTTTGATTTCGCAGACAAGCATCGAGGTTCTTACAGTGATTCTCTCAATTCAGTTGTTTGCCCGTTTTACTGCTCCTACTCAGGATACCAT GATGAGCTTCTCTGGGGTGCATCTTGGATTCATAGAGCCTCAGGGGACACTTCATACTTAGATTACATCAAGTCAAATGGCCATACAATGGGCTCAGACGATGATAGCTACTCCTTCAGCTGGGATGACAAGCGACCAGGAACCAAAATTCTCCTTTCCAAG GACTTCTTTGACAAAAAAGTTGGAGAATTCCAACCATTCAAAGCACATTCAGATAACTACATATGTTCTCTGATTCCCGGCACATCAAGTTTCCAGGCTCAGTACACACCAG GAGGACTTTTCTACAAAGGAAGTGAGAGTAATCTTCAGTATGTTACTACCTCAGCTTTTCTTCTCCTCACATATGCCAAGTACCTCAATCTAAATGGAGGTGTTACCACCTGTGGAGGCTCAACAATCACAGTGGAAAAACTTGTTTCACATGCAAAGAAACAAGTAGACTACATATTAGGAGATAATCCAGCAAAGATGTCttatatggtgggatttggagaaAGATACCCTCAACATGTTCACCACAGAGGTTCCTCTGTGCCATCAATCCATTCACACCCTGCTCGCATTGCCTGCAACGACGGCTTTCAGTACCTCTACTCTGGCTCCCCGAACCCGAATGTCCTTGTTGGCGCTGTCCTCGGCGGCCCTGACAACCGAGACAACTTCGCTGATAACCGGAATAACTACCAGCAATCTGAGCCTGCTACGTACATTAATGCACCTTTTGTTGGTGCTCTTGCTTACTTCTCAGCCAAAAACCAGTGCAACTAA
- the LOC133778704 gene encoding GDSL esterase/lipase At5g41890 encodes MEAFNTLVLIFLCMNIIINNNVRRCVGFTSFVFGDSLVDAGNNDYLFTLSKANSPPYGIDFKPSGGRPTGRFTNGRTISDIVGQVLGAKTFPPPYLAPNSQDEAVHRGINYASGASGILDETGKIFIGRVPLREQVNYFEQTRVHMVNTMGDNRTNDLLKKAIFSLTIGSNDILNYFQPSIPFFSHDEITPVMFQDFMVSNLSVQLKRLHELGARKFIVVGVGPLGCIPFTRALNLLPSGKCSEEVNELIRGYNHKLNGLLEHFNKELGPQTIFVYANSYDIFLNIIHNHLQYGFENTNEPCCGGYFPPFVCFMKGEKDGKMNRSVSVMCDDRSKYVFWDAYHPTEAANLVIANQLVDGDNTTTFPINIRHLYNHN; translated from the exons ATGGAGGCCTTTAATACTTTAGTGTTGATTTTTCTTtgtatgaatattattattaataacaATGTGAGACGTTGTGTTGGTTTTACTTCCTTTGTTTTTGGGGACTCACTTGTTGATGCTGGGAACAATGATTACCTTTTTACCCTTTCGAAGGCCAATTCACCACCGTACGGCATCGACTTTAAGCCATCTGGGGGAAGACCCACCGGAAGATTCACCAATGGTCGAACCATATCGGACATTGTAg GTCAAGTTCTTGGAGCTAAGACCTTTCCTCCACCCTAcctagctccaaattctcaagATGAAGCTGTTCACAGGGGAATAAATTATGCATCTGGAGCCTCAGGAATACTAGACGAGACTGGAAAAATATTT ATTGGAAGAGTCCCATTGCGTGAACAAGTGAACTATTTTGAGCAAACTAGGGTGCATATGGTGAATACAATGGGAGACAATCGTACCAACGATTTATTGAAAAAGGCAATCTTTTCACTAACAATTGGGTCCAATGATATACTCAACTATTTCCAGCCATCAATACCATTTTTTAGTCATGATGAGATCACACCAGTGATGTTCCAAGATTTCATGGTATCTAACTTGAGTGTACAATTAAAG cgaCTACACGAGTTGGGAGCTAGAAAATTTATAGTAGTTGGGGTTGGACCACTAGGATGTATACCATTTACTCGAGCCCTCAATTTATTGCCAAGTGGAAAATGCTCGGAAGAAGTGAATGAATTGATTCGAGGGTACAACCACAAACTAAATGGGCTACTTGAACATTTCAACAAGGAGTTGGGTCCCCAAACCATCTTTGTGTATGCAAATTCCTATGACATTTTTCTCAACATTATTCACAATCATCTCCAATACG GATTTGAGAACACAAATGAACCATGTTGTGGGGGTTATTTTCCACCATTCGTTTGCTTCATGAAAGGAGAAAAAGATGGAAAGATGAACAGGTCAGTCTCAGTGATGTGCGATGATCGATCAAAGTATGTGTTTTGGGATGCTTATCATCCGACAGAGGCTGCAAACCTTGTTATTGCTAATCAATTAGTCGATGGAGATAACACAACCACCTTTCCCATCAATATTCGCcacctttataatcacaactGA
- the LOC133778706 gene encoding beta-carotene isomerase D27, chloroplastic, with the protein MVVLSFQAVQFVPPQLPKSHPLSSTKSRGSHYGGGGVVRCGIAEPSGKPAPFGEKTKYNDGFLERAFMTLFARKMGKFAAPPKEKTESRKGFWDYDYDSFVEVSKRVMQGRSRLQQQEVVREVLLSMLPPGAPAQFRKLFPPTRWAAEFNAALTVPFFHWLVGPSEVIEVEVNGVKQRSGVLIKKCRYLENSGCVGMCVNMCKIPTQDFFTNDFGLPLTMTPNFEDMSCEMAYGQVPPPFEEDPVSKQPCFSDICSMANPNSSICHKLQA; encoded by the exons ATGGTGGTTCTAAGCTTCCAAGCCGTCCAGTTTGTTCCGCCTCAGCTTCCCAAAAGCCACCCATTGAGTAGTACCAAATCAAGAGGTAGCCATTACGGCGGCGGTGGCGTGGTGCGGTGTGGGATAGCGGAGCCGTCGGGAAAGCCGGCTCCTTTCGGTGAGAAAACCAAATACAATGATGGGTTTTTGGAGAGGGCTTTCATGACTCTCTTTGCTCGCAAAATGGGCAAATTCGCTGCTCCGCCGAAGGAAAAAACAGAGAGCCGAAAGGGGTTTTGGGATTATGACTACGACAGCTTTGTTGAGGTTTCTAAGAGAGTTATGCAAGGAAGGTCTCGGCTGCAGCAGCAGGAGGTGGTTCGTGAGGTCCTCTTGTCTATGCTGCCCCCAGGTGCGCCTGCTCAG TTCAGGAAATTATTTCCACCAACCAGGTGGGCTGCAGAGTTCAATGCAGCATTAACTGTTCCTTTTTTTCATTGGCTAGTTGGACCTTCTGAG GTTATAGAAGTTGAGGTCAATGGGGTGAAGCAAAGAAGTGGAGTCCTTATAAAAAAGTGCAG GTACTTGGAGAATAGTGGTTGTGTTGGAATGTGTGTGAATATGTGCAAGATTCCAACccaagatttcttcaccaatgattTTGGCCTTCCTTTGACCATGACACCAA ATTTTGAAGATATGAGTTGTGAGATGGCTTACGGTCAAGTTCCACCCCCATTTGAGGAGGATCCGGTGTCCAAACAGCCATGTTTTTCTGATATAT GCTCCATGGCGAATCCCAACTCCAGCATCTGTCACAAGTTACAAGCTTga